In a single window of the Pseudomonas sp. B21-015 genome:
- a CDS encoding VanZ family protein: MITWLKGLVELPFWLRGLAFAAVTVILLYAGLRPQSIPELFVEEDKLHHWIGFLVFTCSCRLAFPNVRFLWVALGCLLTGVLIELAQGLMPLRTASPYDMLANCIGVLMGLLVSRCWVR, from the coding sequence ATGATCACGTGGCTCAAAGGCTTGGTCGAGTTGCCATTCTGGCTCCGGGGCCTGGCCTTTGCTGCGGTGACTGTGATTTTGCTGTACGCAGGTTTGCGCCCTCAATCGATCCCGGAGCTGTTCGTCGAAGAGGACAAGCTCCATCACTGGATCGGCTTTCTGGTTTTTACGTGCAGTTGCCGCCTGGCCTTCCCCAATGTGAGGTTTCTTTGGGTAGCCTTGGGGTGTTTGCTCACCGGCGTACTCATTGAGCTCGCGCAAGGTTTGATGCCGCTGCGCACGGCTTCGCCCTATGACATGCTGGCAAACTGTATCGGCGTGTTGATGGGGTTGTTGGTCTCCAGGTGCTGGGTGCGCTGA
- a CDS encoding VOC family protein, which translates to MKINPYLIFNGDCQAAFTFYAKSLPGKIEVMMTFGETPARDHVPADCHNLIIHTRLLVGDQAIMGSDTTPDRPTTGMSGCSVSLNVDSVAEAEQVFAALAEGGSIQMPLNATFWAARFGMLVDRFGVSWMVNCEKDQ; encoded by the coding sequence ATGAAAATCAACCCCTACCTGATCTTCAACGGCGACTGCCAGGCCGCTTTCACGTTCTACGCCAAAAGCTTGCCTGGCAAGATCGAAGTCATGATGACCTTCGGTGAAACCCCGGCTCGTGACCACGTTCCGGCGGACTGCCACAACCTGATCATTCATACGCGTCTGTTGGTGGGCGATCAGGCGATCATGGGGTCGGACACCACACCTGATCGCCCTACCACGGGCATGAGCGGTTGTTCGGTTTCGTTGAATGTCGACAGTGTGGCGGAGGCAGAGCAGGTATTTGCTGCGTTGGCGGAGGGTGGAAGTATTCAGATGCCATTGAACGCGACGTTCTGGGCGGCACGTTTCGGGATGCTGGTCGATCGGTTTGGCGTGTCATGGATGGTTAATTGCGAAAAGGATCAGTAA
- a CDS encoding winged helix-turn-helix domain-containing protein → MNTPNNSFLIFTRDQLARQAIESLLAQRLYLSFEIESGKLSSERIRKSRFTHILLDQADISLSDVSFIRKNQKDAEIILITPNSEHSELHHFSHFGIDGFLKKPVADEEFISAVSRVKESQGKPEIWWFNADDRTLVKEDITIPLTGTESLMLTQLVISDRRVLSKNDLILRIDKDPEHYSGLEMCLSRLQKKFKTAANGERLVRSVRNRGYCLAQRIRVAY, encoded by the coding sequence GTGAATACGCCAAATAACAGTTTTCTAATTTTCACCCGCGACCAACTGGCACGACAAGCAATCGAATCGCTTCTCGCACAGCGCCTGTATTTATCTTTCGAAATCGAGTCTGGCAAACTCAGCAGCGAACGCATCAGAAAGAGTCGATTCACGCACATCCTGCTCGACCAGGCAGACATATCGCTGAGCGATGTCAGTTTTATCCGCAAAAATCAAAAAGATGCAGAAATCATACTCATAACGCCCAACTCGGAACATTCAGAACTCCATCACTTCTCGCACTTCGGGATTGATGGCTTTCTCAAGAAGCCGGTGGCCGACGAAGAGTTCATCTCCGCAGTGAGCCGGGTTAAAGAGTCGCAGGGTAAACCCGAGATCTGGTGGTTTAACGCTGACGATAGAACACTGGTCAAGGAAGATATAACCATCCCATTGACCGGCACCGAATCGTTAATGCTCACCCAATTGGTCATCAGCGACCGACGGGTACTCAGCAAGAACGATCTTATTCTACGCATCGACAAAGACCCGGAGCATTACAGCGGTCTTGAAATGTGCTTGAGCCGGTTGCAGAAGAAGTTCAAAACTGCCGCCAACGGAGAACGACTGGTTCGCTCGGTCAGAAACCGTGGTTATTGCCTGGCACAAAGGATAAGAGTCGCTTACTGA
- a CDS encoding undecaprenyl-phosphate glucose phosphotransferase — translation MVHNRINRNSITKGLTFWGQWIIAITSVNALLFALALYQTGEIDAHYRVLAVLTFLGSVPSYSLLLVYHKQHGYLTGLGRLLLGWLLTLAGLTSIGFLSKTSELFSREIILVWATAGYCVQALLYLPLHSFSRHYHRQLHSQYNTLIIGTDQLAVNLADKLAKTDYPPLVGLISSKPNELSTNVNAHRIVGQLQELRELIRVHDVRRLYIALPLSEAKQVEALYIDLLDSNVDVVWVPDLGSMTLLNHSVSELDGLPAIHLNESPLTSYPTAALSKTLLDRGLAALALIGFSPLLLVIAVAVKISSPGPIIFKQERHGWNGKIIKVWKFRSMRLHDDHQVRQAGREDPRITAVGRFIRRTSIDELPQFFNVLQGHMALVGPRPHAIAHNDYYTGKIRAYMARHRIKPGITGLAQISGCRGETETLDKMQKRVEIDLNYINNWSLWLDIKILIKTPFTLFSKDIY, via the coding sequence ATGGTACATAATCGTATTAATCGAAACAGCATAACCAAAGGACTGACTTTCTGGGGGCAATGGATAATTGCCATCACTTCGGTCAATGCGTTGTTATTTGCTCTGGCGCTGTACCAGACAGGAGAAATCGACGCCCATTATCGTGTGCTTGCAGTGCTTACTTTCCTGGGTTCGGTCCCTTCCTACTCCCTGCTGCTGGTCTATCACAAGCAGCATGGCTACCTCACCGGCCTGGGACGCCTGCTGCTGGGTTGGCTACTGACGCTGGCCGGGCTGACCAGCATCGGCTTTCTCAGCAAGACCAGCGAATTGTTCTCCCGGGAGATCATCCTGGTCTGGGCCACGGCCGGTTATTGCGTGCAGGCCTTGCTGTACCTGCCCTTGCACAGTTTTTCCAGGCACTACCACCGGCAATTGCACAGCCAATACAACACCCTGATCATCGGCACTGACCAATTGGCGGTGAATCTGGCGGACAAACTGGCCAAAACCGACTATCCGCCGCTGGTCGGCCTGATCAGCTCAAAACCCAACGAACTGTCGACCAACGTCAATGCCCACAGGATCGTGGGTCAGTTGCAGGAACTGCGCGAGCTGATCCGGGTGCACGATGTCCGGCGGTTGTACATTGCGCTGCCCTTGAGCGAAGCCAAACAGGTAGAAGCGCTGTACATCGATCTTCTCGACTCGAATGTCGATGTGGTCTGGGTTCCCGACCTGGGCAGCATGACGTTGCTCAATCACTCCGTCAGCGAACTGGATGGCTTGCCCGCCATCCACCTCAATGAAAGCCCGCTGACCAGTTACCCGACGGCGGCGCTGAGCAAGACCCTGCTGGACAGAGGCCTCGCCGCGCTGGCGCTGATCGGCTTCAGTCCGCTGCTGCTGGTGATCGCCGTCGCGGTGAAGATCTCCTCCCCGGGGCCGATCATCTTCAAGCAGGAGCGCCATGGCTGGAACGGCAAGATCATCAAGGTCTGGAAGTTCCGCTCCATGCGCCTGCACGACGACCATCAGGTGCGTCAGGCCGGCCGTGAAGACCCGCGCATTACCGCGGTCGGCCGTTTCATACGACGCACGTCCATCGATGAACTGCCGCAGTTCTTCAACGTGCTGCAAGGCCATATGGCGCTGGTCGGGCCTCGGCCACATGCCATTGCCCACAATGACTACTACACCGGCAAGATCCGCGCCTACATGGCCCGTCATCGAATCAAACCGGGCATCACCGGGCTGGCCCAGATCAGTGGCTGCCGTGGCGAAACCGAAACCCTCGACAAGATGCAAAAGCGTGTGGAAATCGACCTCAACTACATCAACAACTGGTCGTTGTGGCTCGACATCAAGATCCTGATCAAGACCCCTTTCACACTCTTTTCCAAGGACATCTATTAA
- a CDS encoding winged helix-turn-helix domain-containing protein has product MMSTESKIENSQRGILAIGRTWRSTEKLRQLFVPNLTHVYTLDYPNPLSLDIETQTLDTVLIDIETPSLLNDCLALIKKLRTTPTELTIIAAINYRSPHTKIECYLAGADHCINVPNDQDEKARLISELLETPEWKPSIKLILDQTCLHLYNDEYKLDLAYQEMKALDALINAEGNILHHDCMAESMGLNIKLYDSRVLEKSISRLRNKIKKHFGINIIHSVRGYGYRLLRGVVSVNPADFHS; this is encoded by the coding sequence ATGATGAGTACTGAGAGCAAGATCGAAAATAGCCAGAGGGGTATTCTCGCTATTGGGCGCACTTGGCGCTCGACAGAGAAACTACGCCAACTATTTGTACCCAATCTCACGCATGTTTATACATTAGATTACCCAAACCCGCTAAGCCTTGATATCGAAACTCAGACGCTCGATACCGTACTGATCGATATTGAAACTCCCTCCCTTCTTAATGACTGCCTGGCGCTGATTAAGAAACTACGTACAACTCCGACAGAACTGACCATTATCGCTGCAATCAATTATCGCTCTCCGCACACTAAAATTGAATGCTACCTGGCCGGTGCCGACCACTGCATCAATGTACCTAACGACCAGGATGAAAAGGCCAGGTTAATTTCAGAGCTGCTCGAAACGCCTGAATGGAAACCCTCCATCAAATTGATCCTGGACCAAACATGCCTGCACTTATACAACGATGAGTACAAACTGGATCTGGCCTATCAGGAAATGAAAGCCCTGGATGCGCTTATCAACGCAGAAGGCAATATCCTGCACCACGATTGCATGGCCGAATCCATGGGATTGAATATAAAACTCTATGACTCACGCGTTTTGGAGAAATCCATAAGCCGGCTGCGAAATAAAATCAAAAAACACTTTGGCATTAACATCATTCACAGCGTTCGCGGTTATGGTTATCGGTTGCTTCGAGGGGTCGTATCAGTCAACCCAGCAGACTTTCACTCTTAA
- a CDS encoding methylated-DNA--[protein]-cysteine S-methyltransferase, with amino-acid sequence MTYTFTTLASPVGELKLVAKDARLAAILWENDKPGRVRLGPMREAADKPILVRTAQQLQEYFAGTRHRFELELDFVGTDFQKQVWQALLTIPFGQTRSYSEIARQIGNPGAVRAVGAANGKNPISIVAPCHRVIGASGKLTGFAGGLEAKERLLTLEGCEWSGAGRTGDLF; translated from the coding sequence ATGACCTACACCTTCACCACCCTGGCGTCGCCGGTCGGCGAGTTAAAGTTGGTCGCCAAAGACGCGCGACTGGCAGCCATCCTCTGGGAAAACGACAAACCCGGCCGGGTAAGGCTGGGGCCGATGAGAGAAGCGGCGGACAAACCGATCCTGGTGCGCACCGCACAGCAGTTGCAGGAATACTTTGCCGGCACGCGTCATCGTTTCGAGCTGGAGCTGGACTTTGTCGGGACGGACTTTCAGAAGCAGGTGTGGCAGGCGTTGCTGACCATTCCGTTTGGCCAGACGCGCAGCTACAGCGAGATTGCCCGGCAGATCGGCAATCCCGGCGCGGTGCGGGCGGTGGGCGCGGCCAATGGTAAAAACCCGATTTCGATTGTCGCGCCGTGTCATCGGGTGATTGGCGCGTCGGGAAAATTGACCGGGTTTGCCGGTGGACTTGAGGCGAAAGAGCGGTTGCTGACGCTGGAAGGCTGCGAATGGTCGGGGGCCGGCAGGACGGGTGATTTGTTTTAA
- the ggt gene encoding gamma-glutamyltransferase: MKFEPFAKSLMATTLALSCLTAHAASVAPVAAENGMVVTAQHLASHVGVDVLKNGGNAVDAAVAVGYALAVVYPAAGNLGGGGFMTIQLADGRKTFLDFREKAPLAATADMYLDKQGNVIPDLSTRGHLAVGVPGTVSGMELALKKYGTKPRKEVIAPAIKLAEDGFVLEQGDVDLLEYATDVFKKDMRDSGSIFLSNGEPMQVGQKLVQKDLSKTLREISEKGPDGFYKGWVADAIVTSSQANKGIITQADLDKYQTRELAPIECDYRGYHVVSAPPPSSGGVVICEIMNILDGYPMKDLGYRSAQAMHYQIEAMRHAYVDRNSYLGDPDFVKNPIAHLLDKNYATKIRTAIDPQKAGVSRELKPGVAPHEGSNTTHYSIVDKWGNAVSVTYTLNDWFGAGVMASKTGVILNDEMDDFTSKVGVPNMYGLVQGEANAIAPGKAPLSSMSPTIVTKDGKVVMVVGTPGGSRIITATLLTILNVIDYGMNIQEAVDAPRFHQQWLPEETNLENFATSPDTKKMLESWGHKFAKPQDPNHIAAILVGAPSLEGKPVGKNRFYGANDPRRNTGLSLGY, translated from the coding sequence ATGAAGTTCGAACCTTTTGCCAAATCGCTCATGGCGACCACATTGGCGCTGAGCTGCCTGACGGCTCACGCGGCCTCCGTTGCCCCGGTCGCGGCCGAAAACGGCATGGTCGTTACCGCCCAGCATCTGGCCAGCCACGTCGGCGTCGATGTCCTCAAGAACGGCGGCAATGCTGTCGATGCCGCCGTGGCGGTGGGTTATGCGCTGGCGGTGGTGTACCCCGCGGCAGGCAACCTGGGCGGTGGCGGTTTCATGACGATTCAATTGGCGGACGGGCGCAAGACCTTCCTCGACTTCCGTGAGAAAGCCCCGCTGGCCGCCACCGCCGACATGTACCTCGACAAGCAGGGCAATGTCATCCCGGATCTCAGCACCCGTGGTCACTTGGCCGTCGGCGTGCCGGGCACCGTGTCCGGCATGGAGTTGGCGCTGAAGAAATACGGCACCAAACCCCGCAAGGAAGTGATCGCCCCGGCAATCAAGCTTGCCGAAGACGGCTTTGTGCTGGAGCAGGGCGATGTCGATTTGCTGGAGTACGCCACCGACGTCTTCAAGAAAGACATGCGCGACTCGGGCTCGATCTTCCTGAGCAACGGCGAGCCGATGCAGGTCGGCCAGAAACTGGTGCAGAAAGACCTGAGTAAAACCCTGCGGGAAATTTCCGAGAAGGGCCCCGATGGTTTCTATAAAGGCTGGGTGGCCGACGCCATCGTCACCTCCAGTCAGGCCAATAAGGGCATCATCACCCAGGCTGACCTCGACAAATACCAGACCCGCGAACTGGCACCGATCGAGTGCGACTACCGTGGCTACCACGTGGTCTCGGCGCCGCCGCCAAGCTCCGGTGGCGTGGTGATCTGCGAGATCATGAACATTCTCGACGGCTACCCGATGAAAGACCTGGGCTACCGCTCGGCTCAGGCCATGCACTACCAGATCGAAGCGATGCGCCACGCGTATGTGGACCGCAACAGCTACCTCGGCGACCCGGACTTCGTGAAAAACCCGATCGCCCATTTGCTGGATAAAAACTACGCGACCAAAATTCGCACCGCCATCGACCCGCAAAAGGCCGGCGTGTCCCGTGAGCTCAAACCCGGCGTAGCGCCCCACGAAGGCAGCAACACCACCCATTACTCGATCGTCGACAAATGGGGCAACGCAGTGTCGGTAACCTACACCCTCAACGACTGGTTCGGCGCCGGCGTGATGGCGAGCAAAACCGGGGTCATCCTCAACGATGAAATGGACGACTTCACCTCGAAAGTCGGCGTGCCGAACATGTACGGCCTGGTACAAGGGGAGGCCAACGCCATCGCCCCCGGCAAAGCCCCGCTGTCGTCCATGAGCCCGACCATCGTCACCAAGGACGGCAAAGTCGTCATGGTCGTCGGCACTCCCGGTGGCAGCCGCATCATCACCGCAACCTTGCTGACCATCCTCAACGTGATCGACTACGGCATGAACATCCAGGAAGCGGTGGATGCGCCGCGTTTCCACCAGCAGTGGCTGCCGGAAGAAACCAACCTGGAGAACTTCGCCACCAGCCCGGACACCAAGAAGATGCTCGAAAGTTGGGGACACAAATTTGCCAAGCCGCAGGACCCCAACCATATCGCGGCTATTCTGGTAGGTGCGCCTTCGCTGGAAGGCAAGCCAGTGGGCAAGAACCGCTTCTATGGGGCGAACGACCCACGGCGTAATACCGGGTTGTCACTCGGTTACTGA
- a CDS encoding EAL domain-containing protein produces MESSRQYTVQENFALVFFRQSILKRNDELFGSEIYAKATKQQTPLNKSYQQLHPDHPLAIYREVLMRIQLNALSQIEAIPSPSVQAPNKLFMSMNPSALLDKALIKELSDAQTTLKKHEQQLIPSINSSSFLAFNLKEKRTIINHIHLLKDNGIEIAFDGYDLSDDSAEKLISPKLFDYIKVDLTRSNFDIMVDNSQDFFNRSYDCLSSMIHDSKIKFIADRVEHKALHTLARSMPFDFFQGRYYSPTEVI; encoded by the coding sequence ATGGAGTCCAGCAGGCAATATACAGTGCAAGAAAATTTCGCATTGGTCTTCTTCAGGCAATCGATTCTCAAACGAAACGATGAACTGTTCGGCAGTGAAATCTATGCCAAGGCGACCAAACAGCAGACACCTCTGAACAAGAGCTATCAGCAACTGCACCCCGATCACCCGCTGGCGATCTATCGCGAAGTACTGATGCGGATCCAATTAAATGCCCTTTCACAGATCGAGGCCATACCTTCCCCGTCCGTACAGGCACCCAACAAACTGTTCATGAGCATGAACCCATCCGCTTTGTTGGATAAAGCACTCATCAAGGAACTGAGTGACGCTCAGACGACACTCAAGAAGCATGAGCAACAGCTGATCCCCAGCATTAACAGCAGTTCGTTCCTTGCGTTCAACCTCAAAGAAAAAAGAACCATTATCAATCACATTCACTTATTGAAGGACAACGGGATCGAGATCGCTTTCGATGGCTATGACTTAAGCGATGACAGCGCTGAAAAACTGATCAGCCCGAAGCTGTTCGATTACATAAAAGTGGACTTGACCCGATCCAACTTCGACATCATGGTCGACAACAGCCAGGACTTTTTCAACCGCTCTTACGACTGCCTGAGCAGCATGATCCATGACAGCAAAATCAAGTTCATCGCGGACCGGGTGGAGCACAAAGCACTGCACACACTGGCCCGCAGCATGCCTTTCGATTTTTTCCAGGGGCGGTACTACTCCCCAACCGAGGTCATTTAA
- a CDS encoding YjbH domain-containing protein: MKLRFAAALLLPYGLAHGEPRYTQSDFGGVGLLQTPTARMAPAGELSATASRTDPYSRYSFSLQPFDWLEGSFRYTAITNRKYGTEELSGDQSFKDKAIDFKARLWEESRWAPQVAIGARDIGGTGLFSSEYFAANKRYGNLDFSLGIAWGYLGNRGDFSNPLSVFGSQFNDRPQSTAAVARAGDVNANAYFRGHPSLFGGVAYQTPWEPLSLKIEYEGNDYKNEPLDNPLKQDLPINFGVVYKLADSVDLSAGWERGNTAMFGITLHTNFVSRKAPVKTYDPPAEPLPAQAPSTPPDQVNWADVSNRLQQNAGYKVKRIARRGSELMVYGEQSRYFYPAKAVGRASRILDNSVNQDIDWFTLVNQRYDMSVEETSVPRETFRAVVNNDQPLKDLHRTTEVNPATAHRETTLYTQALEPFSYGLGLGYKQNIGGPDGLLYQFTADADAEYRFTRNTWWSGLLSANLLNNYDKFTYDAPSGLPRVRTDLRKYLTTSDVTMPTFQFNHATQLDRDLYGMVYGGYLESMYAGVGSEVLYRPAGKRWSVGADLNFVRQRDFDQGFGLRDYQTVTGHVTSYTELPNDMLAAVSVGRYLARDWGTTVDLSREFKNGVKFGGWVTLTTASKAEYGEGSFDKGIYISIPFDEMMSTSTMRRANIVWAPLTRDGGARLNRAYSLQTMTDGRDSSLFYNNFEKITE, encoded by the coding sequence TTGAAGTTACGTTTTGCTGCTGCATTGCTTCTGCCTTACGGACTGGCTCACGGTGAACCGCGCTACACCCAGAGTGATTTTGGTGGCGTCGGTCTGCTACAGACCCCCACCGCTCGCATGGCCCCCGCGGGGGAGTTGAGTGCCACGGCCAGTCGTACCGATCCTTACTCACGCTACAGTTTTTCCTTGCAGCCGTTCGATTGGCTGGAGGGCTCGTTTCGTTACACCGCCATCACCAACCGCAAGTACGGCACCGAAGAATTGAGTGGCGACCAGAGTTTCAAAGACAAGGCCATCGATTTCAAGGCACGGCTTTGGGAAGAAAGTCGCTGGGCGCCGCAAGTCGCCATCGGCGCCCGGGACATCGGCGGTACCGGGCTGTTTTCCAGCGAATATTTCGCCGCCAACAAGCGTTATGGCAACCTCGATTTCAGCCTCGGCATTGCCTGGGGTTATCTGGGTAATCGGGGGGATTTCAGTAACCCGCTGTCGGTCTTCGGCAGCCAGTTCAACGACCGGCCGCAGAGCACGGCGGCTGTCGCCAGGGCAGGGGACGTGAATGCCAACGCGTATTTCAGAGGGCACCCTTCGTTGTTTGGCGGGGTCGCTTATCAAACGCCGTGGGAGCCACTGAGCCTGAAGATCGAGTACGAGGGCAACGATTACAAGAATGAGCCGCTGGACAACCCGCTCAAACAAGACCTGCCGATCAACTTCGGTGTGGTCTACAAGCTGGCCGACAGCGTCGATCTGAGCGCCGGCTGGGAGCGCGGCAATACCGCGATGTTCGGCATCACCCTGCACACCAACTTTGTCAGCCGCAAGGCGCCGGTCAAAACTTACGACCCTCCCGCCGAGCCGCTGCCGGCGCAGGCGCCGTCGACTCCGCCCGACCAAGTCAACTGGGCCGATGTCTCCAACCGGCTGCAACAAAATGCCGGATACAAGGTGAAACGCATCGCCCGGCGCGGTTCGGAGCTGATGGTGTATGGCGAGCAGTCCCGTTATTTTTATCCGGCCAAGGCCGTTGGGCGAGCCAGCCGGATTCTCGATAACAGCGTCAATCAGGACATCGACTGGTTCACCCTGGTGAACCAGCGCTATGACATGTCCGTCGAGGAAACCAGCGTGCCACGGGAAACCTTCCGCGCGGTGGTGAACAACGACCAGCCGCTGAAGGATCTGCACCGTACGACCGAGGTCAATCCGGCGACTGCGCACCGGGAAACCACGCTCTACACCCAGGCGCTGGAACCGTTCAGCTATGGCTTGGGCCTGGGCTACAAACAGAACATCGGTGGCCCCGACGGGCTGCTCTATCAGTTCACCGCCGATGCTGACGCGGAGTACCGTTTCACCCGCAACACCTGGTGGAGCGGCCTGCTCAGTGCCAACCTGCTGAACAACTACGACAAGTTCACCTACGACGCGCCGAGCGGGCTGCCGCGAGTGCGCACCGATTTGCGTAAATACCTGACCACCTCCGATGTGACGATGCCGACGTTCCAGTTCAACCACGCGACGCAGCTGGATAGGGACCTGTATGGCATGGTCTACGGCGGCTATCTGGAATCCATGTATGCCGGTGTCGGCAGCGAAGTGCTGTATCGACCCGCGGGGAAACGCTGGTCGGTGGGCGCCGATCTGAACTTCGTGCGTCAACGGGATTTTGATCAGGGCTTCGGTCTGCGCGATTACCAGACCGTGACGGGCCATGTCACCAGCTATACTGAGCTGCCCAATGACATGCTTGCAGCGGTCAGTGTCGGGCGTTATCTGGCGCGGGACTGGGGTACCACTGTCGACTTGTCGCGGGAGTTCAAGAACGGCGTGAAGTTTGGCGGCTGGGTCACTCTGACTACCGCGTCGAAGGCGGAATATGGTGAGGGTAGCTTCGACAAAGGGATCTATATTTCCATCCCGTTCGACGAGATGATGAGTACCTCGACCATGCGCCGGGCCAATATCGTCTGGGCGCCACTGACCCGCGACGGTGGTGCGCGCCTGAACCGTGCCTACTCGCTGCAGACCATGACCGACGGGCGCGACAGCAGCCTGTTCTACAACAACTTCGAGAAAATCACTGAATGA
- a CDS encoding ABC transporter ATP-binding protein produces the protein MPVLIRFASLLDQARRALLLVWGTSRGLFLGLVLATLIAGVLPALAAWLGQRIVDAVVTAMQLHAQQGSAPLWPVVRYVLFEAGVLALLSGTQRALSVQQSLLRVQLGQKVNTMILEKAQTLSLVQFENSEFYDKLVRVRREASTRPLALVMKSLGLIQNLIVLISFGVLLVHFSPWALVLLVVGALPVFFAEAHFSGDAFRLFTRRAPESRQQNYIETLLSHEGYIKEVKLFGFAPLLLKRYRDTFARLYAEDRRLTLRRDGWGFVLGLLGTAAFYLAYAWVVVDTVHGSISLGQMTMYLVLFKQGQAAVSSSLSAISGLYEDGLYLSSLYEYLAEPVVADTGSLIVGAVPGDGLRFENVGFRYPGASRAALQGIDLHLLPGHSVALVGENGSGKTTLIKLLTRLYRPDQGRILLDGSDLQSWAEEALRRRIGVIFQDYIRYQFSVGENIGVGDTQAFNDEARWRQAAAEGMAAPFIERLDRGYATQLGRWFAGGQELSGGQWQKIALSRAYMRRDADILILDEPTSALDPAAEAAVFEHFSQHTEGRMTLLISHRFSSVRNADHIIVLDQGSILERGDHDSLVEAGGRYAQLFSVQARGYR, from the coding sequence ATGCCTGTCCTTATCCGTTTCGCCTCGTTGCTCGACCAGGCCAGACGTGCCTTGCTGCTGGTCTGGGGAACGTCTCGCGGGCTGTTTCTGGGGTTGGTGCTGGCGACGCTGATCGCCGGTGTGCTGCCGGCACTGGCGGCCTGGTTGGGGCAGCGGATTGTCGATGCGGTCGTCACCGCCATGCAGTTGCACGCCCAGCAGGGCAGCGCACCGTTGTGGCCGGTTGTGCGCTATGTGTTGTTTGAGGCGGGCGTGCTTGCGTTGCTGTCCGGGACGCAGCGCGCACTGTCGGTGCAGCAGTCGTTGTTGCGGGTGCAGTTGGGGCAGAAGGTCAACACGATGATTCTGGAGAAGGCCCAGACGTTATCGTTGGTCCAGTTCGAAAATTCCGAGTTCTACGACAAGCTGGTTCGGGTGCGGCGCGAAGCGTCGACCCGGCCGTTGGCGCTGGTGATGAAGTCGCTGGGGCTGATCCAGAACCTGATCGTGTTGATCAGCTTCGGTGTGTTGCTGGTGCATTTTTCGCCGTGGGCGCTGGTGTTGCTGGTGGTCGGGGCGTTGCCGGTGTTTTTTGCCGAAGCGCATTTTTCCGGGGATGCCTTTCGGCTGTTCACGCGCCGGGCGCCGGAGAGTCGGCAGCAGAACTACATCGAGACACTGCTCTCCCATGAGGGCTACATCAAAGAGGTGAAGCTGTTCGGTTTCGCGCCGCTGCTGTTGAAGCGTTATCGGGACACGTTTGCTCGTCTTTACGCCGAAGACCGACGCCTGACACTGCGTCGCGATGGCTGGGGTTTTGTGCTGGGGCTGCTGGGCACCGCTGCGTTTTATCTGGCCTATGCCTGGGTCGTGGTCGATACCGTTCACGGCAGCATCAGCCTCGGGCAAATGACCATGTACCTGGTGCTGTTCAAGCAGGGGCAGGCCGCCGTGAGCAGCAGCTTGAGCGCGATCAGCGGTCTCTACGAGGATGGTCTTTACCTGTCCAGCCTCTACGAGTATTTGGCCGAGCCGGTGGTGGCCGACACCGGAAGCCTTATCGTGGGCGCGGTGCCCGGCGATGGTTTGCGTTTCGAGAACGTCGGTTTCCGTTATCCGGGGGCGAGCCGAGCCGCTTTGCAGGGCATCGATCTGCACTTGTTGCCCGGACACAGCGTTGCACTGGTGGGGGAAAACGGTTCGGGTAAAACCACGCTGATCAAGTTGCTGACTCGGCTGTATCGCCCCGACCAGGGCCGTATTTTACTGGACGGCAGCGATTTGCAGTCCTGGGCAGAAGAGGCGCTGAGACGGCGCATCGGCGTGATCTTCCAGGACTACATTCGCTACCAATTCTCCGTGGGCGAGAACATCGGCGTGGGCGATACCCAGGCGTTCAACGATGAAGCGCGTTGGCGGCAGGCGGCCGCCGAGGGCATGGCCGCGCCTTTCATCGAGCGTCTGGATCGCGGTTACGCCACGCAATTGGGGCGGTGGTTCGCCGGTGGGCAGGAACTGTCCGGTGGGCAATGGCAAAAGATCGCCTTGTCTCGCGCTTACATGCGCCGCGATGCCGATATCCTGATTCTGGATGAGCCAACCTCGGCCCTGGACCCGGCGGCGGAAGCGGCGGTGTTCGAGCATTTCAGCCAACACACCGAAGGCCGCATGACGTTGCTGATTTCTCACCGCTTCTCCAGCGTGCGCAATGCCGACCACATCATCGTGCTGGACCAGGGATCGATCCTCGAGCGAGGCGATCACGACAGCCTGGTCGAAGCGGGTGGGCGCTATGCGCAGTTGTTCAGCGTGCAGGCTCGCGGTTACCGATAG